The Thermococcus sp. 21S7 genome includes the window TCGTCGAGGTCTCGACGCTCGCCCTCGTGGTCGATGCCTTCTTCGGCCTCTTCGGCCTCGGCAAGATGCTCCAGTGGGGCTTCCGCATATCCGGCGACCTCTACACCCTCGACCCGGACGTCTTCTTCTATCCCCTGGCGGTCTTCATGGTGGTGAACTTCTTCGCCCTTCTGGCAGTTACTGCCCTGTCGGAACTCCTCGCCCCTGGAGGTGGCGGCGTTGAGGCTTGATGGCAAAGCAAAGGTTGGAATCGCGCTGATAATGCTGGTGATGCTCCTCGCGGTCCTGCCCGTCGGGCTGATAGTGCCCGCTGAAAAGGCCGCCAACTGGAACTACCTGCCCTACTGGAACGACTACCCCCGGAACGCCCGGCCCATCTGGCTCCCCTCTGGCTTCAAAACCCTTGAATCCTCCGGAACTAACTTCTCGATGACCTTCTCAGTCGGCGACGTGGTTCCCGGGAACATAATGCTCGAGGGCAGCTCGACGGTCAGGCTGGTGATTCACCGCCCCGACGGGTTCTCCGTGGTTCTCGGCCCGGTGGAGGTGGACGGGAGGACGAGCGTGAACTCTAACCCCGTCCTTGCGGCCAACGCCTACGACTTCGCCGAGTCCATCGGCTACGGCCCGGAGAGCAGGCCCCTCTTCACGCCCACCCAGCTCCTCTTCATGGGCTACGGCGGTGATGTCCTAGAGGGGGAGTACACGGTCGAGGTCGAGTCCACCGGCCCGGTTGAGGTTACCGTCTTCGGCGACTCCTACGGTCTCCTGGGCACGGACTCCTACGGCCGCGACCTCTGGGTTGGTTTCGTCCTCGCCGGCAGGAGCACCCTGCTCGTGTCGCTCGAGGCGTCCGTTCTCGTGGTCGTCATCGGCCTCCTCCTCGGCCTCCTCGCGGGCTACTACCGGAACAGGCTCGCGATTCTTTTGGAGGGCCTGCTGAACTCCCTCGGGGCGCTCCCGGTCCTCCCCCTCGCTATGCTGATGATATTCTCTTTCTCGACGACGGGCATAGCGATGAGCAGGGAGATAGGCACCGAAACCCTGGCCATGATATTGGTCCTACTGCTCGCGGGCAAGTTCGGGAGCGCGGTTAGGGGCTTCGTGGTCCAGGAGAAGGTTAAAGAGCACGTTGCCGCGGCGAGGGCGCTCGGGGCGGGCGACTTCCACATTCTCAGAAGGCATATCCTGAGGCCGGTAATCCCCTACGCCCTGAGCCACTTCAGCCTGCTGTTCCCCAAGGTCGTCGCGCTGGTGGCGATACTGGGATTCTTCAACATGATTCCCAGCGACAACTGGGGTTCGTTCATACTGGAGGGCCTCAATCAGAACGCCCTGTACGCGGGCAGATGGTGGTGGTTTTTGGCACCTGTCGTCACGATGGTGCTCCTGAGCGTGGGCTTTGCCCTGCTCTGGGAGGATGAGGCCTCAGAAGGGGTGTTGACATAATGGAGAACGGAAGAACGAAGAATGAGAGAATCAGATGGCTATCATCGTCGAGGTCATCTGTATTTCGGACATCTTCCTTATTTTCTCCGTGATGAACTGGTCAAGGTCCTTGAGGGTGTCGGTCTCGACCTTTACGACGAGGTCGTATTCTCCATAGACTACGTAAGCCTCCTTAACCTCCGGCATGGCCAGAAGCTTCTCCATAACTTCCCTTTCCTTTCCAGCGGCCGTCACCATCAAAATAAAAGCCGTCACCATGGCTATCACCAAAAGTATTTTATCGGCGGAGTATTTAAGCTTATCGAGGCGCATGTTCGACCACCTGATAAGCAAGGTTCAACTGGAGCGGTTTTACTCTCACCTGAGGGGGCTTGAATTGGACGAAATAGAGCCCTACGCCAAGGGAACGACCAGCTTAATCTTCAGGGCAAGGTTAGGTGAAAAAAACGTCATAATAAAGCTTCAACGGCCCGACTCCCCGAGGCAGAACTTCGCGAAGGAGGCCGAAATCATCCGCGCCTTGGAGCCCTTCGGGGTGACCCCGCCGCTGGTGGCCTACGGCGTTTTCGAGGGTCTTGAGTACATCATCCGGGAGTTCGCGGAGGGGGAGATAATCTTCTACGCCGAGCTTGAAAAGCGCCATCTGTTCGAGATAATAGAAAAAACGGCTCTGCTAGACCGGCTCGGCCTCGACCACGGTCAGATTCAGGGCGGCAAGCATATCATCATCGGCGAGCGTGTTTACCTCATAGACTTCGAGAAAGCCAACTGGAGGAAGCCGAAGAACCTAACCTCCGCGGTGGCCATGATGTTCATCAACGACAACCACATCTCGCGCAGCGTTAGGGGGAGGTTTGGGATAGATGGATCATTCCTGGGGGAGATGAAGGAGGCAGTGAGGGTTTACAAGAGAACCGGAAGGCTCTCAGGCCTTCTGCGCCTTCTTTCTCGCCTTTAACTTGTCTGCGTAGATGGCCAGCACGGGTATTGCGACGGCCATCGCTACGAGGCCCATCCTGGGGTCCCAAAGGTAGTTGAAGACGAGTATGACCACCACGGCTATCGCTATCATGAGGAGGAGATCCCTGTCGTAGAGTCGGGACTTTGCCAGTATGTTCTGCCTTCTCGCAGTGTACGCCAGGTAGAGGGGTATTCCAACGGCCGCTGTTGCCACCCCCACGTAGGTTCTGAATATGAGCGAAATCAGTATTCCAGCGGCCAGTATTATTCCAACGGCGTATTCATCCTTCATTCTCCCACCTGACCCCCCGCTATCGGTGATGCCCTTTTAAACCTTCTCACGTTTGTTACTGCACATGATAGTTAAGTTTATATACTCTAATGCCCATGATAAGCCGGTGATAGCGTTATGAGCAACATCGAATGGGATGAGAAGACCTTTTCTAAGTTCGCCTACCTGGGCGATCCGAGGATAAGGGGGAACTTGGTTGCCTACACCCTTACCAAGGCCAACATGAAAGACAACACGTACGAAAGCACGGTGATCGTTGAGGATTTGGAGACGGGGGCGAAGCGTTTTATCGAGAACGCTTCCATGCCTAGGATTTCGCCCGACGGCAGGAAGATGGCCTTCATGCGCTCCAACGAGGAGAAAAAGGAGCGCGAGATATGGATGGCCGACGTCCAGACCTTGAGCGCTAAGAAGATCCTCTCGGCCAAGAACGTTCGCTCAATCCAGTGGAACGATGACTCCAGGAGGCTCCTCGTTGTGGGCTTCAAGCGCCGCGACGATGAGGATTTCGTCTTCGAAGACGATGTTCCGGTCTGGTTCGACAGCATGGGCTTCTTCGACGGTGAGAAAACCACCTTCTGGGTTCTCGATACAGAGAGTGAAGAGGTAATAGAGCAGTTCGAGAAGCCGCGGTTTTCGAGTGGAATCTGGCACGGTGATTCCATAGTCGTCAACGTCCCGTACAGGATTGGTAGCAAGCCTGCCCTCTCAAAGTTCTATGACATCTACCTCTGGAGGGACGGTGAAGAGGAAAAGCTTTTTGAGCGCGTTTCCTTTGAGGCGGTCGATTCCGATGGGAAGACGCTTCTCCTCCGGGGCAAGAGGGAATCGAGATACCTCAGTGAGCACGGTTGGCTCTACCTCTGGGACGGTGAGATTAAACCTGTCTACGAGGGTCCGCTCGACGTTTACGACGCCAGGCTCGACGGGGGAAAAGTCTACTTCCTGACTCCAGACGCCGGCAGCGTGAATCTCTGGATGTGGGATGGAAAAGCCGAGAGGGTTGTGGTGGGAAACCACTGGATTTACGGACTTGATGCCAGCAATGGAAAGGCTCTGCTCTTAATAATGACTGCTACGCGGATAGGGGAGCTCTACATCTACGATGGGGAGCTGAAGCAGCTCACCGACTACAACGGGCCGATATTCGCGAAGCTGAAGACCTTCGAGCCGAGGCACTTCCGCTTTAAGAGCAAGGACCTTGAGATAGACGGCTGGTACATTAAGCCGGAACTCAAGGATGACGAGAAGGCTCCGGTGATAGTCTTCGTTCACGGCGGGCCCAAAGGGATGTACGGGTATAGATTCGTCTATGAGATGCAGCTCATGGCGAGCAGGGGGTATTACGTAGTCTTCGTGAACCCGCGCGGCAGCAACGGCTACGATGAGGACTTCGCGTTCCGCGTTCTGGAGAGAACCGGTCTGGAGGATTTCGAGGACATAATGGCCGGAATAGAGGAGTTCTTCAGGCTCGAACCCCAGGCGGACAGGGATAGGGTTGGCATAACGGGCATAAGCTACGGCGGCTTTATGACCAACTGGGCGCTGACTCATAGCGACCTCTTCAAGGCCGGTATCAGTGAGAACGGCATAAGCTACTGGCTGACTAGCTATGCATTCTCTGACATAGGGCTCTGGTACGACCTAGAGGCAATAGGTCCGAATCCGCTTGAGAACGAGAACTACAGAAAGCTCAGCCCGCTGTTCTACGCCAAAAACGTAAAGGCACCGCTCCTGCTCATCCACAGCCTTGAAGACTACCGCTGTCCGCTCGACCAGAGCCTCATGTTCTACAACGTTCTCAAGGATCTCGGCAAGGAGGTCTACATAGCGATCTTCAGGAAGGGCCCCCACGGCCACAGCGTCCGCGGAAGTCCAAAGCACCGGGCCAAGCGCTACAAGCTCTTCATCGAGTTCTTCGAGAGGAAGCTGAGGAAGTACGAGGAAGGGTTCGATATCGAGAAGGCAATGAAAGGAAACGGGGCTCAAAGTACGTCATGAGCCTCTTTTTTCTTCCCTCAACAACCCAAGGACGATGCTTTCAAAAGAAAAATGTAACGCTGTTCTCTAGACAGAACTGCCCACTTTTGTCCCTTTTTGGCACGAAAGCATTAAAAGGAACATTTGCCAACTAAGTTGCTACGTCAAATAAACCGGAGGTCTGTTTATGGCTGGGAAGAAAGGTGAGAAAAAGCTTTACTATCACGGTCTAACGGAGCAGAAGAAACTCGACGTCTCACGCCTCAAGTACCTCTCGCTGATCCTCTCCGTTATCGGTGTCGCGGTTCTCTTGGTGGCGGCGCAGACGGCCCAGGCTCCCCTCATCAACGTGGGGGACGTTTACGGCAGCTACATGATGAACTACGCGGTGGTCAGGATAAACGGAACGGTCGTTACGGTTCCCTACGTATCGGAGACCGGCGGAAGGATAGGGATAACGTTCACGGTGGACGATGGAACCGGCCAGATAGACGTGAGGGTGTACTCCCCCCTGGCGGAGGAGATGCTCAGGCAGGGCCTCGTTCCGTTTCCGGGGGACAACGTTACCGCCGAGGTTCAGCTCCGCGTTAGGGAGACGTACACCTACGCCATACTCCAGTACCTCGATGGTTTGGAGTTCCGCTCAAAGCTCTACTCCGAGAAACCAGAAATCGTAAAGTCACTAACTAAGGAGATGGCCGGCACGTACGTCGCGGCCGAGGGCATAGTCACGGAGTTCTCCAACGTCAGTTCGGGGATACTCATGGGTCTTGATACAGGAGAGGGTGAGGTTACCGTTCTCGTTCCCAGGGTGCTCCTTGTGGGGGAAAATGTAAGCGTTAAGATTGGGGACACGGTTTACGCTCCAGGGGTGGTCTATCTTTACAAGGGCACCTCACCCGAGATAGTCGTCAGGAACCTATCCGCCCTCCAGGTAACCCCGATAGAGGAAGCCCCGGAGGTTCCGCTCGGGGAGGCCCAGAGGTATCCGGGCATGACCATGAACGTCAGGGGCGAGCTGGTGGGGGTGTCCTACGAGGCCGGACGCTACGTTCTCACGCTCGTGGAAGGCGGTAACTACCTCAACGTCCTGGTGTCGAGGGACGTTCTGGCCGCCCTCGATCCCTTCGAGGTTGGAACGGGCAGCGTTCTTAAGGTTGCCGGAAGAATGGGCGACGATGGAAGGCTCGTCGGTGCGTACGCTGAAGCGGTTAGTGCAAAGAAACCCGAGGAGCTTCCGATCGGGTTCCTCACGGGGGACATGCGGGGTCGGATCGTTGCCGTTAGGGGCAACATCGACGAGATTGCCCGCGCTGGATCAAACCTCAAGCTGGTCATAGGCGATGGAACCGGAAAAGTGGCTGTGTTCATACCCTCCGCCGCCCTCGCGGAGCTGAGCAACGGAACCCTGCACAACCTCTCGATCAGCCTCGGTGTCAGAGTGGCCGGCTACCTTGACGAGTACCGCGGGGAGCTTGAGATTGTGGTTTACTCGGGCAACGGCCTCAGAGCCTTGGGCAGGCCCGTCGAAGAATCCGAGATAAGACTCCCGGAGGTCGGTGCGGGGGAGCTTGGGGACTACGTTGGCAGGCTCGTTGACCTCAGGGGCTCCCTCGGAGGGATTCTCTACGAGAACCACACGTACTACCTCAACGTGGACGGTGTGCTCGCCTCGGTTCCGCGGGATGTCCTCCTGAACCTCAACCCGCTTGAGGCGGGAACGGGAAGCGAGGTGGTCATCAGGGGAATGGTTCTGAGCCGGAATTCCATCGGGGGCGAAAACCTCACCGTTGTGAGGGCGGTTGAGCCCGTGCCGGTTAGCCCCGACGAAGTGACCCTCGAAATGAAGAACCGTATCGTTGCGGTGATAGGAAAGGTTACCGATGTCGCGAACCTTTCCGGAAACCTGAAGATAACCGTCGGCAGCCTGCCGGTCTTCGTCCCGCGCTCCGTTGCCGGCGAGCTGACCCGCGTCCCGGTCAAGGGTGATATCGTGAAGGTTGCCGGCTACGTGGAAGAATACAGAGACGAGCCTGAGATAGTCCTCTTCAATCCAATGGCCATCGTGGCGGTTGAGGAATCCGGCCCCGCCCCCGGAACCCTGGCCGAACTTGGAAGCTCGGAGGTGCCCCTTGAACTCACGGTGACCTGGGAGGCGATGGGCTACGAAAAGCCGAACTATGTTCTGCGGGTTCGTGATTCAACAGGAAGCGCCAGCCTCTACGTCAACGGCTCCCTGCTTCCCAATCCGTTCAAGGCTGGAACCGGTAGCGGGCTTAGAATCGTGGCAGACCCTCTGAGCGGCTCTATAACGTCCCTCGAAGTGGTCAAGCCTGTTCCGGCGAAGCTTCTCGCCACTGGGGACGTCGGGCCATCCCTCAGGGGAACCACGATTGCCGTCAACGGAACCGTGCTCGACGTTGCTTCCGTTGGAAGCAGTCTAAAACTGACCGTTGACGATGGGAGCGGTGGAATAGCCGTTTTCATACCCGGCGGGGCTGGAAAGGTAGAACTCAAGAACGGAGACCGGGTTTACCTCGCCGGTTACGTGG containing:
- a CDS encoding serine/threonine protein kinase, with the translated sequence MFDHLISKVQLERFYSHLRGLELDEIEPYAKGTTSLIFRARLGEKNVIIKLQRPDSPRQNFAKEAEIIRALEPFGVTPPLVAYGVFEGLEYIIREFAEGEIIFYAELEKRHLFEIIEKTALLDRLGLDHGQIQGGKHIIIGERVYLIDFEKANWRKPKNLTSAVAMMFINDNHISRSVRGRFGIDGSFLGEMKEAVRVYKRTGRLSGLLRLLSRL
- a CDS encoding Lrp/AsnC ligand binding domain-containing protein translates to MVTAFILMVTAAGKEREVMEKLLAMPEVKEAYVVYGEYDLVVKVETDTLKDLDQFITEKIRKMSEIQMTSTMIAI
- a CDS encoding S9 family peptidase → MSNIEWDEKTFSKFAYLGDPRIRGNLVAYTLTKANMKDNTYESTVIVEDLETGAKRFIENASMPRISPDGRKMAFMRSNEEKKEREIWMADVQTLSAKKILSAKNVRSIQWNDDSRRLLVVGFKRRDDEDFVFEDDVPVWFDSMGFFDGEKTTFWVLDTESEEVIEQFEKPRFSSGIWHGDSIVVNVPYRIGSKPALSKFYDIYLWRDGEEEKLFERVSFEAVDSDGKTLLLRGKRESRYLSEHGWLYLWDGEIKPVYEGPLDVYDARLDGGKVYFLTPDAGSVNLWMWDGKAERVVVGNHWIYGLDASNGKALLLIMTATRIGELYIYDGELKQLTDYNGPIFAKLKTFEPRHFRFKSKDLEIDGWYIKPELKDDEKAPVIVFVHGGPKGMYGYRFVYEMQLMASRGYYVVFVNPRGSNGYDEDFAFRVLERTGLEDFEDIMAGIEEFFRLEPQADRDRVGITGISYGGFMTNWALTHSDLFKAGISENGISYWLTSYAFSDIGLWYDLEAIGPNPLENENYRKLSPLFYAKNVKAPLLLIHSLEDYRCPLDQSLMFYNVLKDLGKEVYIAIFRKGPHGHSVRGSPKHRAKRYKLFIEFFERKLRKYEEGFDIEKAMKGNGAQSTS
- a CDS encoding ABC transporter permease is translated as MAALRLDGKAKVGIALIMLVMLLAVLPVGLIVPAEKAANWNYLPYWNDYPRNARPIWLPSGFKTLESSGTNFSMTFSVGDVVPGNIMLEGSSTVRLVIHRPDGFSVVLGPVEVDGRTSVNSNPVLAANAYDFAESIGYGPESRPLFTPTQLLFMGYGGDVLEGEYTVEVESTGPVEVTVFGDSYGLLGTDSYGRDLWVGFVLAGRSTLLVSLEASVLVVVIGLLLGLLAGYYRNRLAILLEGLLNSLGALPVLPLAMLMIFSFSTTGIAMSREIGTETLAMILVLLLAGKFGSAVRGFVVQEKVKEHVAAARALGAGDFHILRRHILRPVIPYALSHFSLLFPKVVALVAILGFFNMIPSDNWGSFILEGLNQNALYAGRWWWFLAPVVTMVLLSVGFALLWEDEASEGVLT